A segment of the Paramisgurnus dabryanus chromosome 5, PD_genome_1.1, whole genome shotgun sequence genome:
AGCTCCAAAGCCTAATGATTTGCTGCCTTATCAGTCAATGACTAAACAGGCGGGGGTTTTGAAAGAGTAGTATGTCATTGGTCAGCTGCCTTGTTAACATGCTTTACaccaggggtcttcaactactcGTCTTCGAGGGCCAgaatttaaaattgtaaataagaTTCGGGCCAAACGTTTACACctatttttaccttttatattttttttacttttttaatattttaaagatataaaCCACCTTTCCATTGTATCCGGACACAACTGTCGGAGTGTCAGTAATAAAGTTTCAgtttaattgtgttaaaatgGAAGAGATGCTAAAACCAGTGCAAGCAGGTTTTAATgtacacatttatttatagttaataattttttactttttttatattttaaagatataaaCCACCTCTACATTGTATCTGGACACAACTGTCGGAGTGTCTGTAATAAAATTTCAgtttaattgtgttaaaatgGAAGAGATGCTAATACCAGTGCAAGCAGGTTTTAATGTACAAATTTATTTATAGTTAATAATTTACTTAGCAGTAATCAATCATTTCtaaaggattcaagtgttattgataaagttaaacaaaaaaggaTTAAAAATGTTCACTTTGCACACAGTGTTTTGATCAACAAACTGAAATACATCGCTTCTGTTCGGCGTGTCAAGGGTGTAGTCGCAcgagtttatttataaatgggtgattctcacgaaaacttggttttaaaaatgtcaagcatgaaaatgtaaaaattgcttaaatttactttttttcccaacagacattaaaaaccaaagtctggagtaaatgggaacattaatttaaacacttttacttatcatttaacactttttgtaacataattaaaaaaattagtcctaaaaaatctcattaccgcaacagtcagaaaacatcaacactgacatattttcaaaatgacatgacaaacctgaaagaacataatttggagattctgcacatgcatttaaaatcaaagtattatgcttttattaattaaattaacatttaataagcatctgttgcggtaatgataatcaaaatgtagtgtaagcattctgacaagacaatatttcaaattaactgtaaaaaaatgatcttacctggtagccatcttgaagtaactggtccatgtgcttggtcactcaaaatcaaacttgattaaaattctgtatgtgtgcttaaactgttctcaaaaagtgttgcggaggatgagaacatcaggcatggacacatcattttcctaatttttcttcattattattatacatgaatattcagtaaatattttttctgtcgtctaaagtagtctagtaaaacatccatttatttattttctaaataaatttgtgttaatttgattaaattacaacataacgcatgttcaaacacagccgaacacattgcggtaatgagaatttcagcagaaaatgagataaaattgacaaattataaattcttatgttgaaatcacacattgtgcaaggtagaacacagtattgtgttaattctgatgctttttaatattactatattacacatttaatagctaaaatcattagtgccgtggtgtttcaatagttttgtgagaatcacccatattatatatatatttatatttatttatttatatatctcCTGCCCTAAACGAAAAATTGTTCTATAGAGCGCGTTTCATccctcagacgatgacatgtttgtcccgTGGCAGCTACATAGCttctgttggttgcaattcgccaTCTAGCCGCTTGATGACGCTAAAAGTTCACACCGGACATTTACtataattaaaaatgtgttaAGGTTCTGGGATGACAGGTGGGTAAATTatgggaaaattttcattttcaagTTAACTATTCCTATAAAAAAAACCTTATGTAGTCATCATTAAATGCAAGTAAACTCGAGTGTATCTTAGGAGTGGCTGTCTTCGGTCACATgagtttatttaaattttaaaacaaCACCAGCTTCATTAAACAGTAAATATTTGAAGTAGCCAAAAGCCCCCGAGGAGGGCATTACATTTCAGAGACTTTCTACACAGCTTCCTCTTACTCAAAGAGTTTCTAATAAAAAAGACAGACAGGTTCTAGCAGTACAGCCACCACAAGTTAAACAACCTGAAGAAATCTACAAAGCATGGTTATCATCTTTCTGTTTACGATGTCATGGGATTTGCATGTGTCATCATTTCCTATAGCAACACAAATCTGCTAATGTGAGAGATAAATATCAGGAGTGCATGAGAAATTTGAGATGGTGTCTTCCTAGGTGAGTTCACACGTATGGACAAACTAAACCAAATAACATAAGCAAAACAACAGCGTGATAGGACGTATGACGTCTGATCGCCCTCATTTTGCCAGCAGCATGATGTTTTGAACTGGGAATTATTTTCAAACACAGCCAACAACAACACGTGAAATCAGATAGGAGCAAATAATCCTGTCCAAAACAAATGGTAGCAATGCAGTGTGTACTGTGTCACCTATGTCATTTTACAATCATATGtaatattttatcatttaataatttaacCAGACGATAaagcaaagaaaaatatttttgtgatttattacCCATATGCTGCTTATAACTGCAAGGTGAACAAGTGAAAGATTTGCTCTTTGCTGACATCTAGTGATTAAAAATTATAGTTCatctaaatgtaaaaatgactcaCTTTCATGCCATCCCAAATGTATATGACTTCCTTACTttgttgaacacaaacaaataaatattttaatgttaaaatggccTCATGTTATCTTCAAAAAAGTATACATTcatcattaaaggggacatgtaaaataaatctttggtgtctccagagtacgcatgtgaagttttagctcaaaatatcatatagataatttattataacatgttaaaaatgccactttgaagatgtgagcaaaaatgtgccgtttttgggtgtattcttttaaatgcaaatctctgcactaaatggcagtgctctgtagattaaggggcggcattatccccttctgacatcacaaggggagccaaattacaataacctattttttgtacatgcttgcaaagaatggtttaccaaaattaagtactgggttgttcttttttaacattttctagcactggggacccaattataacacttaatcATGGAAAAAGTCCAATTTTCATGATTAGTCCCCtttaaagtaatccaaatgactCCAGTGAGTCTTCTAAAGCAAAACAATATGTTTGTGAGAGAAAACTATTTACATTTTGATTTTCAACACATCGCATATCCAAGTTCAAATATGGCATTACGCCGATAACGCTGAATGTCACATGATCTCATGTGTCTCATGATGACTTGTAATATGCTCGCTTCATCATAAGAGCCCGTACTAGTCTTGTTGATCTTCATAACAAcactctttaaaaataaaggtgcttcacggtGTCATAGAAGAAAATAAATGGCTTAATGGTTTCATAAAGAACCTTGGTGTTTCACAAAAAGGTTCCctataaaaacatataaaatgaatggttcttctatggctcATTGTGAAGTATTGCATTTTTAAAGGTACCCCTATTTCATCCTTCATACGGTCAGCCCTATCAGTTACAAGGATTTAAATTTTGGGTCAGATTTGACTAAACAATTAGATTAAATGATGTTAAAAGGATGACAAACAAGTGAAATTAAATTAGACAAAGTGTAcacttcaaaaaattattttcttacttaatatttttgtcttgttttcagtaaaattatctaaaaatttcttaaattaagatcttaaaatgtctagtttttagacaataaaataaacaatttaagcAAACTGGTGCttaaaaaaggacaaaaaaatgagttaagtgaattaagtgtttatgaaaaaagtaaactttttcttattcaattggcagatttttattATCCATTATTATATTTGTTCATACTCAATTGTAGAAAGTTAGTTGTATATATCTTATGGCATGGGGGTAAATTGgagaattttaatattttggtcAACTACTTCTCATGTAGGCAAAAGCTCACCAATGTTTTGACCAATCAAGAGCAAGAAGATGTATTTTAATGTCTTTGATGGATTGGATTTTGAAAATCAACCATAAAAATCAACCAAACTTTTAAATAATTAGATAAAGTCAAGACTACTATAAACAATCGGACATGTTGGTGCATAcaaaaatactgtatattttcaaaGCTTTTTAGTATGATATGGTGGATAGACATATAGGggaggtttcccggacagggcttagactagtcctagactaaaataattgtaatagacatggtcagaaagggatggacatggtcagaaacaatgctcaggtaggatgtggcatttaaatgatgcccaattgacactaaggggcctaaagtgttccaagaaaacatcccccacaccattacaccaccaccaccagcctgcacagtggtaacaaggcatgatggatccatgttctcattctgtttacgccaaattctgactctaccatctgaatgtctcaacagaaatcgagactcatcagaccaggcaacatttttacagtcttcaactgtccaattttggtgagctcgtgcaaattgtagcctctttttcctatttgtagtggagatgagtggtactcAGTGGGGTCTTCTCTtgctgtagcccatccgcctcaaggttgtgcgtgttgtggcttcacaaatgctttgctgcatacctcggttgttatttcagtcaaagttgctctacTTGAATCTGTCGGCCCAAtttcctctgacctctagcatcaacaaggcattttcgcccacaggactgccacatactggatgtttttcccttttcacaccattctttgtaaaccctagaaatggttgtgcgtgaaaatcccagtaactgagcagattgtgaaatactcagaccggcccgtctggcaccaacaaccatgccacgctcaaaattacttaaatcacctttctttcccattctgacattcaatgtggagttcaggagattgtcttgaccaggaccacacccctaaatgcattgaagcaactggcatatgattggttgattagataattgcattaatgagaaattgaacaggtgtcccttaggtgagtgtatatcacTGCCATTGTTTAACCAGCAttgtttttttgaaaaagtatgtttgtaaaaactacttaaatgtccttttAAACTACCCCATTCAGCGTTAAGATCAGAGAAAATCTCCAGCAACACAAATTTACCTCTggccaataataataatgatagtTATCTGTTGTTATGATGATCATGCAGTACTATAGCTGTAGTGTAGGGGTGATGAAGGTTTGGCAGCGACGCATGGATGACAGGCTGACTGGGCTTAAATTTCACCTCTCTGTTTTTGAGAGTGAAAAGCGATATGCCCTTCATCTTCcattttaaattttgtgtttcttGTTAGATAACTAAACCATTATCTGCTCAAAAGCCATGTCTATGCTCCAtcaatttggatttttttttacaaacataagaAATACAATAAACATCTATGGGATCCAATAGGAGCAAATCATGAAGTTTTCAATCAACCAAGAGCAGAGAGAAACAAGAACTCCATGCAACTCTGGACTCACTTAAAAAAGCCAACAACCTCCTCCCACAACCACTTTTTCAGGATGGGGAACGTgcattgtgtgtctgtgtgtgtgtgtgtgtgtgtgtgtgtgtgtgtgtaaggcaTACTGTAGGTTCAGAGCGACAGGgagtacttaaatattaaacactTTGGAGAGGTACACCATTGTTTGCCCTCCATTTCAGAGAGGCAGTTGTGGTTGGTTGGGAGTAAATGGCAACAAAGGCAGAGCTGCTGGAACTTCAGAGACAGCGAGAGAGGGAGTGCAGTCAGGTGTAAAACCGTTTGACAAAGGACGTGAACCATGGAGAAACCAAGACAGAACTGACTGTAAAATGTTAGTAGACATTGGACTTTTGGTACATTAAACATGGATGGAACTGTGAGTGGGACATCAGATCTTCAAGAGACCGGGGATCTAGAAAATAAACCTGGAGAGGAAGAGGACAGGTAGACGTTCTTCACGGAAACTGCTTATTTAATACTAAAATATATAGATTTATAATGATAccgtttgtgtttttgtttaattctgATGAAGAAAAGCGATAGTGAAAGTGCTTgaaattgtaaatgtattttgaaTATGaagaatatattttatatttcttatATCATATGATTGTGCTTAGGATTACTTTTATTAAATGAATTATATGATTACAAACCATCTTGACGTATCATGCTTTCACTATAAACGatgaaataacaaaattatgcaaataaaacattttccaTCAAAGCTCATTAGGCACATTGTGTGGTCGAGGTTGTTTGTCTTGTGACTGGTTGTAAATACAAAGGATTGTATGACGATGAAAAGCTTTTTCTATAACCTTACATGCATAAAAATTCAGGACTGTCCCTAATGGTAAACAGATACAACCAGCTCGGCTTACACATTGGCTTGCACTAGCTGACCTTGCATGTGGTTGagtgaaatgaaaaaaaaaaatctgaaaaaagtaCGGGCCCAATACTGGCCCAAGAGGTATTTAGACACTTATACCacttttttaatgaataaaCGAAATAGCAAACCAACAAAATCATTCTAAAACTTGAACTAACAACTTTTCTAGGTAATTTTAGTAGATGTATAAAGTTAGTTCATTATATTAACTATATACAGACACTGTGAGAACCAGGAAGTGTCCAAATGTCTTCTCTATCTCAGGCAAATACAAAGAGATGTTTGTATCATGTTGACCTCATTGTTTAGGATCTCGGATGTTGTCGTGTCTGAAGCTCCTGTCGAGGGAGATGTGGAGACTGGGCCACAGAACTCCAGGGACAGTCGCAAACTGGACTGCATCGTCTGCTACAGTGTGTATAACTTGGGAGAGCGACTACCTCGGAAACTCTACTGTGGTCACACTTTTTGCCAGGCTTGTCTTAAGCGGCTGGACACCGTCATCAATGAGCAGGTGCTTGTTTGACCTATGTAATAATCTGATCATTTTGTGGAGGTGTTTGTTTGCTTGATTGTTTTATGCTACCAATGCTGAAGTATATCACTGATATCTTAAAAACTACTGTAGTTTTATAAGCTCATATTTTTCAAGGAAATACATGTGGAgaaaaatctgaaaattttTACAACCATTCTGACTGTTTGATGCTTGACTGAAATTTTCtctttattataatataataaattattaataataataatgttagtaataaatcatcttagttcatgtcaacttttgattttataactgtATTAGTaaacaattaaattaacatgaactaagattt
Coding sequences within it:
- the rnf224 gene encoding RING finger protein 224, which codes for MDGTVSGTSDLQETGDLENKPGEEEDRISDVVVSEAPVEGDVETGPQNSRDSRKLDCIVCYSVYNLGERLPRKLYCGHTFCQACLKRLDTVINEQVWIPCPQCRQNTPLPRGGATGLDLDLAAFLGVKAEVENQRIYSQKAPLETKNSFIKQPITDQPPSAWANVATAERRFHRSPCCKHCLLCCWWC